A stretch of DNA from Arthrobacter globiformis:
GCCGCCCTGATCCTTCTCGGGCTCAGCTACTGGAGCGTGGCCGTCCTGTAGGCAGGAACCACGCTGCGCCCGCCCGCGGCGTCGCAGCAGCACCTCAGGCTCCCCTGTCCCCGCCGGCGGTCCGGCCGTCATCTGTCCTGCTGTCCAGGGCCGCCACCGGCGTCGCCTCCGGAACTGTTTCCCCGGCGTCCCTGGCCTTCTTGGCGTTGAACTTCTTTTGCCGCGGGTCAAAGGCGTCCCGCAGGCCGTCGCCGATGAAGTTGATGCTGAGGCAGATGAGGACGATGAACAGACCGGGGAACCAGAACAGCCAGGGCCGGGTAGCAAAGGCTTCCTGGTTCTGGGAGATGAGCAGGCCCAGGGAGGTGTCCGGGGACTTGACGCCGACGCCGAGGTAGCTGAGGGCCGTTTCGGTAAGGATCGCCGCCGACATGGTCAGGGTGACATTGACGATCAGGACGCCCACCGCATTGGGCAGGATGTGCTTGAAGATGATCCGGGCGTTGCTGGCCCCGGAAATCCGGGCCGCGTCGACGAACTCGCGCTCCCTCAGGGTGAGGAACTCGCCGCGCATGAGCCGCGCCAGGCCCACCCAGCTGATGAGCCCCAGGAAGATGCCAAGGGCGAGGACACCATTGCTGCTGGCGAAGGACGCAAACCAGCTGCCTTCATCCCGGCGTCCTGCCAGCTGGGCCATGACGGCGGCGAGGAGCAGCGCCGGGACGATGATGATGACGTCGGTGAGCCTCATCAGGACGGCTTCCATCCAGCCCCGGAAATAGCCCGACAGTGCCCCGACGACCACACCGATCAGGCCGGCGATAAGGCCGATGACCACCATGATCGTGATGGACTGCTGGGCCCCGCGCATGGTCATGGCGAAGAGGTCGCGCCCGATCCGGTCCTGGCCGAAGGGGTGCTCACCCCAGGCCAGCGGCCACAGCGAAGCGGTGGGAGCGCCGTCGTTGACCAGCGGCGAGACGGCCTCATGGGTGTACTTCCACCAGCCGGGGATCCCGGCGTAGCCCACTGACGTGAAGGCCATGACGAAGATGATGGCGAAGACGGCAAGGCCGACAATGGCGCCGGAGTGGCCAAGAAACCGCTTGCGGACAATCTGGCCTTGGCTCAGGCCCCGGGCTTCGGAGACGGGCTCGATGCCGGCAGCTTCCTGCCGCAGGCCGGCCTGCTCCGCCATGATTTCATCCTGCTGACTGGGCTGGCTCATGCTTTCACCCTTACTCGTGGATCCAGTGCGGAGTAGGCGAGGTCCGCGATGAGGTTGAACGCCATGGCCGTAATGGCTACGCAGAGGAAGACGCCCATGACCGGATTAGGGTCAACGTGCAGAATGCCATCCAGGAACAGGAAGCCCATGCCCCTGACGGAAAAGACCGTTTCGGTGATGACGGCACCGCCGATAAGACCGCCGATGTCGAAGGCCACGATGGTGGCCACCGGAATGAGCGCGTTCCGGAACGCGTGCCGCATCACCACTGCCCGTTCCGAAAGGCCCTTGGCCCGTGCCGTCCGGATGTAGTCCATGTTCATGATTTCCAGCATGGAGGCCCGGGTAAACCGCGTGTATCCGGCAAGGGAGATGAGGACGAGCGCCGTAGTGGGGAGTATGAGGTGGGTAAAGGAATCCAGTCCATGGATCCAGAAATCGCCTTCGATGTTCGGCGTGCCGGCGCCGATGGTGGCGATTGGCCGTCCCCGCACCCTGCTGTTGTTGAAGTAGGCGGGCCAGGCCTGCAGGAAGCGGTCCAGCAGCATGAGGAAGCCCACGAGGAACGACGTGATGGCCGCCGCCCGCATGGACTGTCCCCGATCGTAACCGCCCATGAAGTAGCCAATGACCAGGCCCACCAGTACTGCCGCGATGGCCAGCAGCACGATCATCAGGAATGTGGCCTGGTTCAGCAGCGGCTGGATGACGAAGTAGAGCAGCACTCCCACACCCGCGGCAATCAGGGCGGACTGCAGCGCTTTGCGGTTCCGCAGGCCGGCGGTCAGCAGGGTCACGGCAAAGGCGATGCCGGCGCCGGCGATGGCGATGACCACCGGCCCCAGTCCGGGAGTCTTGAACCACTGGGTCACGGAGAAGTAGATGAGGACCGCGGCGACAGCGGTGAAGACGATGCCGCCGGTGAGTGCCCTGCGCCTGGCGTCGCCGCCGGCCACGATCACGGCCACGGCGCCGAAGACGGCACCGACGCCGAGTGAGACCGGCAGGGGTATCTCCGGGTTGCGGAGGAAGTTGTTAAAGCCGATGGCGCCGAATTCCTTGAGCAGGACAGCGACCCAGAAGATCGGCAGGGAGAAGAACAGGAAGGCCATGAAGGTCACGCCGTAATCCAGTGTGCTGTACTGGCGCAGGGCGGTGATGATGCCCAGCGTGATGCCCACGAGGATGGCCAGAACGGTGGCCCCGGTGACGAGTGTCAGTGTCTGAATGAGTGCATGGCCGAGGGCGTCCGTGATGGGCTGGCCGGCGATGTTCTTGCCGAGATTGCAGGAGCCGGTGAAGGGCACCAGGCACTGGGCGGCGCCGCCCAGCCATTTGAAATACCGCACGGGCGCCGGCGTATCGAGGTCCAGCAGTGCGGATCTCGAGTCCATGAGCTGCTGCTTGTTCGGTGCGCTGCTGGCGCGGAACTCCGCGAGCGGGTCGCCTGATGCTGCGGTCAGCAGATACACCAGAAAGGATGCGCCCAAAAGGATGAGTGCGGCGGTGACGAGCCGCCGGACTATGTAGGTCACCATTGTGATAGAACCTCAGGATTCGGGCCCGGGGATTGCCCGGACCGGTCGCAGGTTTGGCGGCGCCTTACTGCTTGTGCTGCCAACACAGGCACTGCCGGGAGATGGCGCTGCAAGGCGCCGGGACCGCGGTGCATGGTCCCGGCGCCTCACCTAGCTAGTTGCACTTCGTGGCACGGGCTTATTTCTCGGCCCACTCCCAGAAGTTCCACCAGACGCCCGTCTGGTTCGGCATGAACTTCACGCCGGTGATGCGGTCGCTGTAGGCGTCAACACCAACGGACTGGAACAGCGGGAGGCCGTATGCCGAGTCCCAGATCTTCTTGTCGATCTGCTTGATGAGGTCGTCCTGCTTGCTGCGGTCAGTCGTCACAATGAGTTCGTCCATCAGCTTGTCGGCTTCAGGATCGCTGAACTTGTTGAAGTTGGAACCGTTGCCGGAGCGGAAGATCTGCGGCACGCCGGAGACTCCGACGCCCGGGTTGATCCAGCCGAAGATCGTGGCGTCGTAGCCGCCCTTGCCCAGGGCCTTGCCCCAGTCAGAGGCGGCAAGTCCGCCGTCGACGATCTTGAAGCCGGCCTTGGTTGCGGACTCGCGGATGAGCGAGAACGCGTCCACACGGTTCGGGTTGTCCTTGTTGTACATGATGCGGACCTCGGGGGTCGCACCGTTCAGGAGCTTCTTGGCGCCATCAACATCGGCGTCCTGGTAGGCCGAGGAGCCGTTGCCCTGCGCGGAGGCTTCGTAGGCCGGCTGCGCGGGAACGAACAGCTGCGAGTCCAGGGGCTTTGCCTCCGGATCGAGCTTCTTGATGATCTTGTCCACGATGTCCTTGCGCGGAACCGTCTTTATGAATGCCTCGCGGACATTCTTGTCGGCGAAGGGTCCCGAGTAGTTCAGGTCGATGTGGTCGTAGGAGAGCTGGTTGCCCTGTTCCACCGTGACGCCCTGGCTCTCAAGTGCCTTGAGCTGTTCGAGCGTGTCAGCCGACGCCTGCGGAGCGATAATGTCAGCCTCGCCGTTCTTCAGCGCCTGGACCTGTGCCGGGGAGGAACCGATGTAGCGGACAGTGATCTCGTCCAGCTTGGCCTCGGGGCCCCAGTTGTAGTCCTTGTTGCGGACCATGGTCAGGGACTGGTCCTGGTTGATGCTCTGGACAACGAACGGGCCGTTGGACAGGAACAGGCTCGGATCGCTCGGCAGGGTCTTGGAGTCGAAGCCGGTGTTCCACAGATCGGACATGGCCTTGAGCTTGGCATCGGCGGCCTTGGGCGCCTTGGAGTCGCCGCGGGGCAGGCTCTTGAGGTGGTCGATGAACGCCTGCGTGTCGGCCAGGCCGGCCTTCTTGGCCAGGACGTGGGCCGGGATATCAATGCCCGGTCCGCCCAGCGCGATCTCCCAGTCGGCGAACGGCTTGGAGTACTTGATGGTCATGGAGCGGTTGTTGTCGCCGATTTCGGGGAAATCGGTGAGCGCGAGACCAGTGGGGTCGCCGGCGTAGGAGAAGTAGGATGTTCCCGCCTTGCCCTCGGCGTCGGCGTCGTTGTAGTACCCGGAGAAGGCTGCCCACTGCAGGAGCAGGTCCGCTGCGGTGACGGGCGTGCCGTCCGACCACTTCACACCTTCGTTGATGGTGTATTTGACGGTCAGCGGATCGTCAGACGTCTTTTCCATCTTGCCGAACTTGTCGTTGTGGACGATGTTCAGCTGGTTGTCGATGTAATAGAACCCGGAGTGTGTGGCGTAGCTGACCTTCGAGTTGATGTCAGTGTTGCCGTCGGCCGTGTTCGGGTTGAAGGTGTTGAACGCATTGACCTCAACTACAGTGGCTGTTCCCCCCTGTTTGCCGGCCGCATTACTGGACGGGGTTGTCCCGCCATTGGTGCTCGCGCAGGCGCTGAGCGCCAGTGCAGCCGCGGCTGCAACGCCTACTGCTTTGGAAATACGACTGAATCGCATTCCGCCTCCTATGTTTCTGTGAGTGTGGAAAAGACCTTCGCTGTGGGCGCTGGCCAGACCCGCTACATCCCCCCAGTGAGATGTGGCGAGTCTCACATGACAAGTAGCCTAGACCCGAACCCGGCACCTGCGGTCCGAAAGTTGTCCCTCAGTAAAGGTTGTTATCGAGATGCAACCAACCTGTTGCCGGACGAAAAGCCAGCACTCCTTTTCCTTGACGCCGTGTTGCACGGAGGGTACGGGGCCAATCATAGAAAAAGCCCCGGTCCAAAGGACCGGGGCTTTTTCGCCGTTAATACTCAATCACTGAGTACCTCAGCGGAAACTCACACATTGAAGCGGAACTCCACCACATCGCCGTCGGACATGACGTATTCCTTGCCTTCGATGCGGACCTTGCCGCGCGACTTGGCCTCCGCCATGGAACCGGCATCGATGAGGTCCTCGAAGGAGACAACCTCAGCCTTGATAAAGCCGCGCTGGAAGTCCGAGTGGATGACGCCGGCCGCCTGCGGGGCGGTGTCGCCCTGGTGGATGGTCCACGCGCGCGCTTCCTTGGGCCCGGCCGTGAGGTAGGTCTGCAGCCCCAGCGTGTGGAATCCGACGCGGGCCAGCTGGTCCAGCCCGGATTCGTCCTGCCCGTTCATTTCGAGCATTTCGCGCGCCTCGGCCTCGTCCAGCTCCACCAGGTCGGACTCGAGCTTGGCGTCAAGGAAGATGCAGTCGGCCGGCGCAACCATGGCGCGCAGCTCGGCCTGCTTCTCCTCGCTGCCGAGAATTCCCTCGTCCGCGTTGAAGACGTAGATGAAGGGCTTGGCCGTCAGGAGGCTGAGCTCCTTGAGGTGTTCCATCTCCAGCTTGTCGCTCGTGACGGACGAGTAGATGGTGTCGCCGCGCTCCAGCACGGCCTGCGCGGCCTTGATGGCAGCGAGCTCCGCGGCCTCCCGCTTCTTGATCTTGACCTCTTTTTCGATCCGGGGAATGGCCTTCTCGATGGTCTGCAGATCGGCGAGGATCAGCTCGGTGTTGATGGTTTCCATGTCCGAGCGGGGGTCGACCTTGCCGTCGACGTGGATGACGTCAGGGTCGTCGAAGACGCGCACCACCTCGGCGATGGCTTCCGCTTCACGGATGTTGGCGAGGAACTGGTTTCCCAGGCCTTCCCCTTCGGAGGCACCCTTGACGATGCCTGCGATGTCAACGAAGGAGACAGCAGCGGGCAGTACGCGCTGCGAGCCGAAGATCCCGGCGAGCTGCTGGAGCCTGGGGTCGGGCAGGTTCACGACGCCGACATTGGGTTCGATGGTGGCGAACGGATAGTTCGCGGCCAGCACCTGGTTGCGGGTCAGTGCGTTGAAAAGTGTTGATTTGCCGACGTTGGGCAGTCCGACGATGCCAATAGTAAGAGCCACGGACATTGATTCTACCCGTTCGACCCCCGCATCCCGTGCCGCCTGGTGCTGCCTTCACAATAAATGTCACAGCCCCGTGCCACAGTGAAGGCATGGAACCTTTTGCAGTCATTCTGGCCCTTTTAATGCTGTTGCTGGGCGCCGTGGCCGGCGGGGGCGCGGTGTACGTGGTGCTGCGCCGCCGGAGCACCGCCCTGGAGGCGGATTTCGACGGCGTTTCGGCACGCCTTTCGGAGGTGAGCGCCCAGTTCGCCGCCGCGGATGCGGAACGGAAGCTCCTGTCCGCCCAGAACCGGGAGTTGGGCACGTCGCGTGAGCAGGACGCCAGCGTCCTGCGGGCCCTGGCGCCGGTGGCTGAGAAGCTGACGGCGGTGCAGCAGCAGGTATCCCTGCTGGAACGGGACCGGCTGGAACAGTACGGTCAGCTGGCCCAGCAGCTGCAGGAGGCCCGCCTCACCGACGAGCAGCTGATGCGGTCCACGCATGCCCTTGAGTCGGCGCTCCGGTCGAACAGCGCCCGCGGACAGTGGGGCGAAGTGCAGCTGCGCCGGGTCGTGGAGGCGGCCGGCATGATGAGGCACGTCGACTTCCATGAGCAGCACCACGGCACATCGGGCGCCGAGGCCACCGTCCGCCCGGACCTTGTGGTCCAGCTGCCGGGCGACAAGCAGCTCGTTGTCGACGCCAAGGTCCCCCTGTCCGCCTACCTTGAGGCGCAGGAGCTGGGGCAGTCAGCCAGTGACAAGCCCGGGCTTAGTCAGGCAGCGCGGCAAAACCTCCTGGCGGCGCACGCCAAGGCGCTGAAGGCGCATGTGGACGCCCTCAGCACCAAGAAGTACTGGGATATTTCAGGGAACTCGCCGGAACTGGTGATCTGCTTTGTCCCGGCCGAGTCCATCCTCGCCGCCGCGCTCTCCGCCGACCCTGCGCTCCTGGATCACGCGCTGTCCCGGAATGTGGTGCTGGCATCCCCCGGCACGCTGCTCGCGGTGCTCAAGTCCGTGGCGTTCACGTGGCGCCAGGACGTACTCACGGACAGTGCACGGGAGCTCTTCGAACTTGCCCGGCAGCTGTACGAGCGGATGGGCACGCTCGGGGACAACGTGGGCAAGCTGGGGTCATCGCTGAAAACCTCGGTGGACCGTTACAACGCGATGGTCGGCACGCTGGAGGCACGGGTGCTTCCCACCGCGCGGAAACTGAATGCCCTGGACGCCACCGGACTGGTGACGCCTCCGGCTGTGCAGGTCACGCCGCGCTCCCCCGCGGCCCCGGAACTGCAGGGCGAATCACGGCAGCACGCTGAACTGCACGCCGCGGGGCCGGCAGCGGCCGAACCGGACGCCGGCGAACTGATAGCCGGCGAACCGCGGCCGGCCGTGGAGGAAGAGGACGCCGCCTAGAGGAGCCGCCGGATGGACGCCGGCCCGCGCTCTGCTGCTAGCGCGAACGGCGTCCGCCGAGGGCGCGGGACACGTCCCCCGCTTCCTTGAGCGTGGCGCGGAGCTCCTTGGGCAGGGAGAAGAGGAGGTCCTCCTCTGCCGTCACAATCTCCTCGACGGCGCCGTATCCGTAGTCAGCCAGGAGGCGGAGCACGTCCTTGACCAAGACCTCCGGGACGGACGCGCCTGAGGTGACGCCCACGGTGGCGACACCCTCGAACCAGGACTCGTCCACCTCGTTGGCGAAGTCAACACGGTACGACGCCTTGGCGCCGTATTCGAGTGCCACTTCGACGAGGCGCACGGAGTTAGAGGAGTTCGCCGAACCGACCACGATCACCAGATCAGCCTGGGGGGCGATCTTCTTGATGGCCACCTGGCGGTTGGTCGTGGCGTAGCAGATGTCGTCGCTGGGCGGATCCTGGAGCGTGGGGAAGCGATCCTTGAGCAGCCTGACGGTCTCCATGGTCTCGTCCACGCTGAGCGTGGTCTGGGAAAGCCAGATGACCTTTTCAGGGTCCCGTACCGTCACCTTATCCACCTCATGGGGGCCGTTGATGATCTGGATGTGCTCGGGGGCCTCGCCGGACGTTCCTTCAACCTCTTCGTGGCCGTCGTGGCCGATCAGGAGGATGTCGAAGTCGTCCTTGGCGAAGCGGACAGCCTCCTTGTGAACCTTGGTCACGAGGGGGCAGGTCGCATCGATCGTCCGCAACCCGCGGTCCTCCGCGGACTGGACCACCGCCGGGGAAACGCCGTGGGCCGAGAAGATGACCAGGGCGCCCTCGGGCACTTCGTCCGTTTCGTCCACGAAGATGGCGCCCTGCTCCTCCAGGGAGCTGACCACGTGCACGTTGTGGACGATCTGTTTCCGGACATAGACGGGCGGTCCGTAGTGCTGCAGTGCCTTTTCGACGGCGATGACCGCGCGGTCCACGCCGGCGCAGTATCCGCGCGGGGCTGCCAGCAGAACCTTTTTGGGGCCGGGGACCGGTGCCGCCGCGAGCACTTCCTCCGGCGAACGCCGCCGGCGCGGGACGGTTGGCATCGAAAGGGAAACTGCAGAGGAAGTCATTGCTCCATGCTACCGGCTGGGCGGCAGGCCCCTGGGCGGCTCATCGCCTGCGGGCAGGACCGCCGGCCACCCTGACCAGCACGCCTGCCGCCACCAGGGCCGCACCGACGATCGCCGCCGCCAGCGTCCAGGACGCAAACCCGGCAGCGGAAGCCGCTACGAACTCCCGCTTGAACAGGTCTGCCATTTCGTTTCCGCTCGCGGTTCCCATGACGGCGTCGGCGGCCCAGCGGGATGCCAGCGTCCACAGTCCGGAAAGCGCCAGTGCGCCCACTCCGATGCCGGCCAGGACTTTCCACCGCCGGCGGGCGGTCACGAGCGCCAGGAGAAACGCCACGCCGGCACCGAGGGCCAGGCTGTATCCCAGCGGAGAGTATGCGGAAACCCCTTCAATGAGCTGGCGCTGGTTCGTCTGGCCGATGTTCACCAGGGTCTGGCCCGGGGCCTCCAGCGGAACATCCACCTGGCTGGAAATCTGTTTGGCCGCCAGGGCGACGAGCGGGGCCACATCCAGGGTCAGCGAGGTGCTGGAAACCGCCTCAGGCGGAAGGGACGCCGGGTCGGCGAAGTTGAGGCGGTGGCTCTTCCGCAGTGTTTCTTCCCAGGCAGCCGGGTACTCGGGCAGGCCAGTGAGGGAGGTTGCCGCCCTTTCCAGCACCGGCCGGACCAGTGCGGCCACCTGCGGCGGCAGGGTGCCGCCGGTATCAATACTGCTGACGGCGGCGGTTGCCAGGCGCTTCTGGAAATCCGGGTCCTTGCCCAGTGGTGCAGCCAGGGCAACGAAGCCATCCTCCTGCACGATGTTGCGGTCCACCCAGATGGCCGGAACCGCGGCGGCGGAGAGGAGAAGACCAAGGATGACGGCCAAGGCCGCAAGAAATGAGCGCAAGGGATTCCTAGCTGGTCGGGTTTCTCGGCTGGTCGGATGCCCGGCTGGTCAGCAGGACACTGCCATCCTAGGTGCGCCGGTCCCGCGATGGAAAAAGTAGGGCAATCCAAAATGTCGGCCCTCGGCAATGCCCGCTTATCAGCAATGCCGCGCTCTCAACAATGTCCGAGCCGGGTGATACAGCTATGGATAGAGTGGATTAACCCACCGCGCACGCACCATCCACAGGCAAAGGACCGTGACCATGCAACTGGCATTCGCCGCCACCGGGGCTGCACATGGCTGAAAACGCCACCGTCCCTGTACCCGGCACGGCCCCCGCAGCCGGCCCCAGCACGGTGCCGGCCACCGCCGCGGACACGAGCCCGGACAACCCCTGGCCGCTGCAGTTGCTCTCCCAGAAGCTCAAGACCCACATTGAGCGGGCACCGGCAGCCTGGGTTGAAGGTCAGGTCATCGAACTGAACCGGCGCGGCGGCAGTGCGTTCCTGACCCTCCGGGATGTTGACGCCGAGATCTCCCTGCCCGCTTCCATCTGGTCCAAGTTACTCGACCGCCAGGAGACGCCACTTGAACGCGGAAGCCGGGTGGTTGCCCTGCTGAAGGCTGAGTTCTGGCTGAAGACCGGGCGTCTGAACATGTCCGTGAAGGACATCCGCCCGGTCGGATTGGGCGATCTCCTCGCACGGATAGAACGGCTGCGCCATGCCCTGGCCGCGGAAGGGCTGTTTGCCGAGTCGCGGAAAAAAGCGCCTTCCGCTGCTCCCCCACCGCATCGGGCTCATCACCGGCCGCGACTCCGATGCCAAGAAGGATGTTCTGCGCAACGCTGCCCTGCGCTGGCCGGCAGTCGAGTTCGAGATCCGCGAAGTCGCGGTGCAGGGCAACACCGCCGTATCCCAGATGGTTAAGGCGCTGCGCGAGCTCGATGCCCGTCCCGAGGTTGACGTCATCGTGATCGCCCGCGGCGGCGGAGCGCTGGAGGACCTGCTGCCGTTCAGCAGCGAGGAACTCATTCGCGCGGTCGCCGCCGCGGTGACTCCGGTGGTCAGCGCGATCGGACACGAGGCGGACCGGCCCATCCTGGACGACGTCGCCGATCTCCGGGCCTCAACGCCCACGGACGCAGCCAAGCGGATCGTGCCGGAAGTCTCGGAGGAACTCGCCCGCGTCCGGCAGGCTGAGGCCCAGCTGCGCCGTTCCGTCACGCTGCTGGTGGCCCGGGAAACCGACCGTCTGGCGGCAGTCCGGTCCCGCCCCGTCCTGGCGGCTCCGGAGAGCATGATCACGGCGCGCGCGGACGATGTGGAACGGCTGGCCCAACGATCGACGGCGGCCATCAGCGCCGCCTTCACGAGGGCTTCCGACCAGCTGGTCCACCTTCAGGCCCAGGTCCGGGCCTTGTCACCGCAGCAGACCCTGGACCGCGGTTACGCCGTGGTGCAGCTTTCCGGGTCCGGCGGTGCAGTTGTCCGCCAGCCCGCCCAGGCCCCGGCCGGAGCCGCGCTCTCGGTCCGGGTGGCCGGCGGGCGGTTCGGCGCGGAATCCACAGGCGCACCATGAACCGAGACGCACCTTTAAGCCGGCCATGACGCCAGCACCTAATGACATCACCACCGACATGACAGGCCAGAAAACATGACAGACCCGACCATCAACACAGAGCCGGCGAACAACACGGAGCAGCCCGGTCCCGCGCTTCCTCCGGACATTGATGCCCTCAGCTACGAGGAAGCACGGGAGCAGCTGGTGGCCGTGGTCTCCAAGCTTGAGGCCGGCGGGACCAGCCTCGAGGACTCCCTGGCCCTGTGGGAACGGGGCGAGGCATTGGCGCGGCGCTGTGAGGAATGGCTGGAGGGCGCCAGGAAGAGGCTCGCGGCTGCCCGCAAGGACAACTAACGCCGGCGGAGAGTTAGCCGGAGGTTAGGCCCGGTTCAGGACCTCTCGACGAGGCGCCGCTCGGCTTCGACGTCGAACTCGGCCTTGGGCCACTCCAATTCGAGCTCGCCGAGCCCCTCCAGCAGCAGCTGCTGAACCGCTATGCGCGCATACCATTTCTTGCTGGCCGGCACGACGTACCAGGGCGCATGGTCCGTGTTGGTGGCATCGAAGGCTGCCTGATAGGCGGCCATGTAGTCGTCCCAGAAGGCGCGCTGTTTCAGGTCCTCGGTGTTGTACTTCCAGTGCTTGGCCGGATTGTCCAGCCGGGCCAGGAGCCGCTCTTTCTGCTCGTCATTGCTGATGTGCAGCATGACCTTGATGACCTTCGTGCCTACTGCAACCTGCCGGGCTTCGAACTCGTTGATCGCCCTGTAGCGGCGTTCAATTTCCTTCGGGTCCACCCAGCGGTGGACGCGGTGGATCAGGACATCCTCGTAGTGGGACCGGTCAAAGACCCCCAGCATGCCGGCGCCCGGAACTTCCCTTTCGATGCGCCAGAGAAAGTCGTAGGCGCGTTCCTCTGGCGTGGGGGCCTTAAAGGATTTGAACTGTACGCCCTGCGGATCCATGGCGCCCAGGACGTGCTTCACGATTCCGCCCTTGCCGGCGGTGTCCATTCCCTGCAGGATCAGCAGGACGCGCTTGGTGCCGCCAAACTTGGACTCGGCAAACAGCTTTTCCTGGAGCGACGCGAGCTTGTCATCCAGCCCCTCAAGGAGCGTCTCGCCGTCGGCCTTGTTCCCGGGATAACCCGGGGTGGTGTCCGGATCAACATCCGCCAGCTTGAACCTCTTGCCGACTTTCAAGGATTCGGAGGGGAACTTCGTGAATTCCGCAACGCCGGCCATGGGGACCTCTTTCCACTGTTGTCTGTGGGTAAAGGCTAATTCCCCTGATACCTGCTGAGGAAGTCTCCCATGCGGCCAATTGCTTCCTCGATGTCCTTGACGTTCGGCAGGGTCACCATCCGGAAGTGGTCGGGCCGGACCCAGTTGAACGCCCGGCCGTGCGAGACCAGGATCTTCTGTTCCTTGAGGAGATCCAAGACAAACTTTTCGTCGTCCCGGATGTTGTAGACCTCCGGGTCCAGCTTGGGGAACAGGTAGAGGGCTCCGCGCGCCTGCTGGGTGCTGACGCCGGGGATGGCGTTGAGCATCTCGTACGCCTTGTTGCGCTGTTCCAGCAACCGGCCGCCGGGCAGGATGAGGTCGCTGATGCTCTGGTATCCGCCCAGGGCAGTCTGGATGGCGTGCTGGGCGGGGACGTTGGCGCAGAGCCGCATGTTGGCCAGCAGATTTATGCCTTCGAGGTAATCCGCGGCCTCCTTCTTGGGTCCGGAGATGGCCATCCATCCCGCGCGGTAGCCGCAGACGCGGTAGGCCTTGGACAGCCCGCTGAAGGTCAGGCACAGCACGTCGTCGCCGGTGAGCCCGGCCAGGTTCACGTGCACGGCGTCCTCGTAGAGGATCTTCTCGTAGATTTCGTCGGCGAAGATCACCAGCCCGTGCTTTTCGGCCAGGGCAACGATCTTGCGCAGCGTGCTTTCCGGGTATACGGCGCCGGTGGGGTTGTTCGGGTTGATGACCACGATCCCCTTGGTGCT
This window harbors:
- the ychF gene encoding redox-regulated ATPase YchF, with product MALTIGIVGLPNVGKSTLFNALTRNQVLAANYPFATIEPNVGVVNLPDPRLQQLAGIFGSQRVLPAAVSFVDIAGIVKGASEGEGLGNQFLANIREAEAIAEVVRVFDDPDVIHVDGKVDPRSDMETINTELILADLQTIEKAIPRIEKEVKIKKREAAELAAIKAAQAVLERGDTIYSSVTSDKLEMEHLKELSLLTAKPFIYVFNADEGILGSEEKQAELRAMVAPADCIFLDAKLESDLVELDEAEAREMLEMNGQDESGLDQLARVGFHTLGLQTYLTAGPKEARAWTIHQGDTAPQAAGVIHSDFQRGFIKAEVVSFEDLIDAGSMAEAKSRGKVRIEGKEYVMSDGDVVEFRFNV
- a CDS encoding ABC transporter permease; its protein translation is MVTYIVRRLVTAALILLGASFLVYLLTAASGDPLAEFRASSAPNKQQLMDSRSALLDLDTPAPVRYFKWLGGAAQCLVPFTGSCNLGKNIAGQPITDALGHALIQTLTLVTGATVLAILVGITLGIITALRQYSTLDYGVTFMAFLFFSLPIFWVAVLLKEFGAIGFNNFLRNPEIPLPVSLGVGAVFGAVAVIVAGGDARRRALTGGIVFTAVAAVLIYFSVTQWFKTPGLGPVVIAIAGAGIAFAVTLLTAGLRNRKALQSALIAAGVGVLLYFVIQPLLNQATFLMIVLLAIAAVLVGLVIGYFMGGYDRGQSMRAAAITSFLVGFLMLLDRFLQAWPAYFNNSRVRGRPIATIGAGTPNIEGDFWIHGLDSFTHLILPTTALVLISLAGYTRFTRASMLEIMNMDYIRTARAKGLSERAVVMRHAFRNALIPVATIVAFDIGGLIGGAVITETVFSVRGMGFLFLDGILHVDPNPVMGVFLCVAITAMAFNLIADLAYSALDPRVRVKA
- a CDS encoding ABC transporter family substrate-binding protein — encoded protein: MRFSRISKAVGVAAAAALALSACASTNGGTTPSSNAAGKQGGTATVVEVNAFNTFNPNTADGNTDINSKVSYATHSGFYYIDNQLNIVHNDKFGKMEKTSDDPLTVKYTINEGVKWSDGTPVTAADLLLQWAAFSGYYNDADAEGKAGTSYFSYAGDPTGLALTDFPEIGDNNRSMTIKYSKPFADWEIALGGPGIDIPAHVLAKKAGLADTQAFIDHLKSLPRGDSKAPKAADAKLKAMSDLWNTGFDSKTLPSDPSLFLSNGPFVVQSINQDQSLTMVRNKDYNWGPEAKLDEITVRYIGSSPAQVQALKNGEADIIAPQASADTLEQLKALESQGVTVEQGNQLSYDHIDLNYSGPFADKNVREAFIKTVPRKDIVDKIIKKLDPEAKPLDSQLFVPAQPAYEASAQGNGSSAYQDADVDGAKKLLNGATPEVRIMYNKDNPNRVDAFSLIRESATKAGFKIVDGGLAASDWGKALGKGGYDATIFGWINPGVGVSGVPQIFRSGNGSNFNKFSDPEADKLMDELIVTTDRSKQDDLIKQIDKKIWDSAYGLPLFQSVGVDAYSDRITGVKFMPNQTGVWWNFWEWAEK
- a CDS encoding DNA recombination protein RmuC, which gives rise to MEPFAVILALLMLLLGAVAGGGAVYVVLRRRSTALEADFDGVSARLSEVSAQFAAADAERKLLSAQNRELGTSREQDASVLRALAPVAEKLTAVQQQVSLLERDRLEQYGQLAQQLQEARLTDEQLMRSTHALESALRSNSARGQWGEVQLRRVVEAAGMMRHVDFHEQHHGTSGAEATVRPDLVVQLPGDKQLVVDAKVPLSAYLEAQELGQSASDKPGLSQAARQNLLAAHAKALKAHVDALSTKKYWDISGNSPELVICFVPAESILAAALSADPALLDHALSRNVVLASPGTLLAVLKSVAFTWRQDVLTDSARELFELARQLYERMGTLGDNVGKLGSSLKTSVDRYNAMVGTLEARVLPTARKLNALDATGLVTPPAVQVTPRSPAAPELQGESRQHAELHAAGPAAAEPDAGELIAGEPRPAVEEEDAA
- a CDS encoding ABC transporter permease; amino-acid sequence: MSQPSQQDEIMAEQAGLRQEAAGIEPVSEARGLSQGQIVRKRFLGHSGAIVGLAVFAIIFVMAFTSVGYAGIPGWWKYTHEAVSPLVNDGAPTASLWPLAWGEHPFGQDRIGRDLFAMTMRGAQQSITIMVVIGLIAGLIGVVVGALSGYFRGWMEAVLMRLTDVIIIVPALLLAAVMAQLAGRRDEGSWFASFASSNGVLALGIFLGLISWVGLARLMRGEFLTLREREFVDAARISGASNARIIFKHILPNAVGVLIVNVTLTMSAAILTETALSYLGVGVKSPDTSLGLLISQNQEAFATRPWLFWFPGLFIVLICLSINFIGDGLRDAFDPRQKKFNAKKARDAGETVPEATPVAALDSRTDDGRTAGGDRGA
- a CDS encoding 4-hydroxy-3-methylbut-2-enyl diphosphate reductase, translating into MTSSAVSLSMPTVPRRRRSPEEVLAAAPVPGPKKVLLAAPRGYCAGVDRAVIAVEKALQHYGPPVYVRKQIVHNVHVVSSLEEQGAIFVDETDEVPEGALVIFSAHGVSPAVVQSAEDRGLRTIDATCPLVTKVHKEAVRFAKDDFDILLIGHDGHEEVEGTSGEAPEHIQIINGPHEVDKVTVRDPEKVIWLSQTTLSVDETMETVRLLKDRFPTLQDPPSDDICYATTNRQVAIKKIAPQADLVIVVGSANSSNSVRLVEVALEYGAKASYRVDFANEVDESWFEGVATVGVTSGASVPEVLVKDVLRLLADYGYGAVEEIVTAEEDLLFSLPKELRATLKEAGDVSRALGGRRSR